The window TTTCCAAATTCACATATCAGGATATCCTCCAAATTATCGGCATTCAAATCTGCATAGGTCATATGCACAGGACGCTTCAAGCTATCGATCACCAAATAGGATGCCCTGGACTTTTCATTGAGCATTACCAGCTTTCCCATCCTTGCATCCGATGGCAATAATACGCCCATGGTTAATACAGCCAGGTTACCCAACCTCCTGTTCATTTGCGATATCCCGGTTTCAACAGGAAAGGAATCCACCTTTGAGGTTGCTGGGTCAAGCCAATACAGTTGTTGCGCTAATCCATCCCCTATAAAGACCTTTCTGGAAGCAGTATCGATCTTCACCATGGTAGTTACCGGATGGGCTGTCGCAAAACCCGGTATACTTACCTGAAAATGCTTTAGCCCGATATTGATCTTACCGGCACTATCGGTGCGGGGTAAGGGCTGTGAAGGGGCTTCTGTGATATAATGATGAACGACCTTTCCCCACTGTTCTTCTGTCAAGGGGGAACCGGTATTCACCTGGACATAGCTGTTCATTCCCATATAACGATGTCCAAGCAATTCCCCCATTTTAGGAAGTACAAAATTTGCCCAGGTCGCTTTATCCAACCACTCCGGTTCGGGATGCAGGTGGCAACTGGTACAATACTGTTGGGAAAGCGCTGCACCCTCCCTTGACCGTTCATCCTTATAGCTTTTCCCTCCCGCATCCCAACAAGATGCCAGGATCAATACTGTACCACTCAACAATAAAAAAGCTTTCTGGTATTTCTTCAGCATTAGTTTACCTGCTTGTTTTCCTGATGACCTCTTTACCGACCATTTCACCCAGCCTGGCTCCGCCCTCTACACCTGAGCGAAAATGAATACCGCCATATACCCTACTGATGGATGCTTCAGCAGCTGCTTCCCGGAATGATTTGAAATCCCTTTCCATGCCGATGTAGGCCTTATCACTATCATCATGGAAGGCAAAATTATCGCCAATCTCATGGGTAAGGACTTCTGCTGCCGAAGCAGAAATCACGCTATGCCCACTCGGGTATTCAGGGAAAGGAGGGGTTTGCAGAAAAGGATTCCATTTTTCTTCAATGGATTCGTTGATCACAGAGACTGGCCGGATCAATTGGTGGGCATATTTCTCTTCCCAACAGGCCACGAATCCGTCCATTAATGAAATGGCGGTGAGTGCCAGCACCCTTGCAGTTTTAACTGCATCGGCCTTAACGGACCTGGTCGCTATGGCCGCAATGCCCATCCAATGTCCGCCAGGTGTGATCTTCTTATTGGCGAACATCATATGTCCGGCATGCTCAATCACAAATGGGTTATCATCCCAATATTTAGCGATCGTCTTTTGCTCCTCAGTTAAGTTCTTTCCTATAGTATACACCTCATAGGACTCTTTATAGAACTTTGAACTCGTATCCATACTGAAAACCGGATGAGGAGGCGCTTTAAATTGAGATCCTGAATCGAGCGCAAAAGTCTTCATATCTCCCCAACAAGGTTCCACTGCATCCATATAGTCTGGTGGGGTGGGACGCCACTTGCCTGGTTCACGTGACCCGATAAACCTCGGCTTCCCCCTGGTCTGGGGATAATTATCCACTGCAGCCCTGGCAAGAATAACCTTACCTATGGTATCCCCAAATGAAAGGGAACGCTCATAGGTTTCCTTATCCAATGCATCCTCATACTTCTTTAACAATTCTGCTTCATATAGCTTAAGTGTATCGATCGAGAAAGTAAGCTTATAAGATACGGTCAGGAAGGCTTTCGTAGCTGCCAACATATAGTTGTATGACTTCCCCTTTTCAGGTTCAGGCATATTGGCAAAGCCTTTTAATGAAGCAGTAAGTGAAGGGCTTCCTGCCTTCTCATGCCTGATCGCTTCATAGCTTGCCAGGGTGGCATAGCTATAGATCCTTGATGCAACCGGCGGTGTGAAGACATCATAAATGATCAGGTCGGTTAGCTGGTTCAGGTTTTGCCTTAAAATCTCAGGATCATTCAGGCTGGCTGCTTCCTTTCCTCCCTGCTGTTTACAAGAGGCAAGGGAAATAATGGCCAGCAGAACGATTTGCCATTGTTTCATCAATGACCATTGAATTCTGTTCATGGGTTGTTGGTTATCTTTCGGGTTTGACCTTTAAAGTCACTAATAATTAATTCTTTGATATTACTGTTCAACGCTATACCCCTTCCTGATTGGGAAAGGAAGGAATATCCATAGTACAGTTCCTTTTTGGTTTTCTTTCCATCACTGGTGATGATCAGCACACTTGCATCAGTTGGCTTTAGATCAACCCAATTAGTCAATTTCCCGGTAGAGTACAGCTTTAGTATTCCGCGGTTTTGGGATCCCACTACCAAAGCCCTTCCGTCCGACATGCGCATATGAACCATCGCCTTTCCATTCCCGGGAATGAAGATTCCTGACTCCCAACTACTTAATGGTTCGAATCCGCCTTTACCATTGCCTTTCAATACCAAACCATTCATGGCATCATACCTTCCTATGGCCACTTCAGTACCGTAATCATTGGTGTTCATCAATACATCAAGATGACCATCACTATCGAAGTCTTCCACAATCATACCATTTACCATGGAGAGCTGCGCTTGC is drawn from Flavihumibacter rivuli and contains these coding sequences:
- a CDS encoding FG-GAP repeat domain-containing protein, giving the protein MLKKYQKAFLLLSGTVLILASCWDAGGKSYKDERSREGAALSQQYCTSCHLHPEPEWLDKATWANFVLPKMGELLGHRYMGMNSYVQVNTGSPLTEEQWGKVVHHYITEAPSQPLPRTDSAGKINIGLKHFQVSIPGFATAHPVTTMVKIDTASRKVFIGDGLAQQLYWLDPATSKVDSFPVETGISQMNRRLGNLAVLTMGVLLPSDARMGKLVMLNEKSRASYLVIDSLKRPVHMTYADLNADNLEDILICEFGNQTGQLGWYEQSEKGKFQYRSLRQLPGAIRTAVQDFNKDGKPDIMALMAQGDEGVFIYYNKGNGAFREERVLQLPPVYGSNYFELADMNKDGFLDIIATNGDNGDYPPILKAYHGIRIYLNDGQNRFREEVFLPMHGVGKAMALDYDLDGDLDLASISFFPDRDNTPEEGFVYWENKGGLKFSPNSFAGAESGNWITMDAGDLDGDGDWDIVLGNADFGMGNARVLPTGTGFAVAPSVLILRNTIR
- a CDS encoding vanadium-dependent haloperoxidase, with the protein product MNRIQWSLMKQWQIVLLAIISLASCKQQGGKEAASLNDPEILRQNLNQLTDLIIYDVFTPPVASRIYSYATLASYEAIRHEKAGSPSLTASLKGFANMPEPEKGKSYNYMLAATKAFLTVSYKLTFSIDTLKLYEAELLKKYEDALDKETYERSLSFGDTIGKVILARAAVDNYPQTRGKPRFIGSREPGKWRPTPPDYMDAVEPCWGDMKTFALDSGSQFKAPPHPVFSMDTSSKFYKESYEVYTIGKNLTEEQKTIAKYWDDNPFVIEHAGHMMFANKKITPGGHWMGIAAIATRSVKADAVKTARVLALTAISLMDGFVACWEEKYAHQLIRPVSVINESIEEKWNPFLQTPPFPEYPSGHSVISASAAEVLTHEIGDNFAFHDDSDKAYIGMERDFKSFREAAAEASISRVYGGIHFRSGVEGGARLGEMVGKEVIRKTSR